The proteins below come from a single Natrinema sp. SYSU A 869 genomic window:
- a CDS encoding tryptophan--tRNA ligase, with protein MTGDDPLEESESGEPMTDGGAAGADDVALDPWGSSSVSDYRNLFEEFGIEEFDDLLGEVPNPHYLMRRGVIFGHRDYRPVAEALQNDEPAAVLSGFMPTGDPHIGHKLVFDEIIWHQQQGADAYGLIADLEANSARGMSWEEIDEHARNYLLSLLALGFDPEEGELYRQSTNREVQDLAFDLGAEANFSEFQAIYGFDGETDVSHMQSVVTQMADILYPQLEEPKPTVIPVGPDQDPHVRLARDLAERMRFFKVSEAYASFELDPEERALVAGFYERLEPADFDDDDLRCVHVAETIEETPLSELDVSADTLSSVLTKLEEAGMEPVRPRTRFFDRRATDEAFDALIDAIDGEKRVYESHIDAFEIDRAAAEELAREVEVDNGGYGFQPPSSIYHRFMTGLTGGKMSSSIPASHISLLDDPEDGYSKVKSATTGGRETAEEQREKGGKADECPVYELYAYLLAGDDDEFAKRVYDECVGGERLCGDCKEQAAQLMKDFLEEHQEKREEVKGLLEDADIELESPRRR; from the coding sequence ATGACCGGAGACGACCCACTCGAGGAGTCCGAGTCAGGGGAACCGATGACCGACGGCGGCGCTGCAGGTGCAGACGACGTCGCGCTGGACCCCTGGGGTTCCTCGAGCGTCTCCGACTACCGGAACCTGTTCGAGGAGTTCGGTATCGAGGAGTTCGATGACCTCTTGGGAGAAGTCCCGAATCCGCACTACCTGATGCGCCGGGGCGTCATCTTCGGCCACCGCGACTACCGACCGGTCGCGGAGGCCTTACAGAACGACGAGCCGGCGGCCGTCCTCTCCGGGTTCATGCCCACCGGTGATCCCCATATCGGCCACAAGCTGGTCTTCGACGAAATCATCTGGCACCAACAACAGGGAGCCGACGCTTACGGGCTGATCGCCGACCTCGAGGCCAACTCCGCCCGCGGGATGAGCTGGGAGGAGATCGACGAGCACGCGCGTAACTACTTGTTGTCCCTGCTCGCACTCGGCTTCGACCCCGAGGAGGGCGAACTCTACCGCCAGTCGACCAACCGCGAGGTCCAGGATCTGGCCTTCGATCTCGGCGCGGAAGCCAACTTCTCGGAGTTTCAGGCGATCTACGGCTTCGACGGCGAGACCGACGTTTCTCACATGCAGTCCGTTGTCACCCAGATGGCCGACATCCTCTACCCGCAACTCGAGGAGCCCAAACCGACCGTGATTCCGGTCGGCCCGGACCAGGATCCCCACGTCCGACTGGCCCGGGACCTCGCTGAACGGATGCGCTTCTTCAAGGTCAGCGAGGCCTACGCTAGCTTCGAACTTGACCCCGAGGAACGCGCGCTGGTCGCCGGGTTCTATGAGCGACTCGAGCCCGCCGACTTCGACGACGACGACCTCCGTTGTGTCCACGTCGCCGAGACGATCGAAGAGACGCCGCTGTCGGAGCTCGACGTCAGCGCCGACACGCTGAGTTCAGTGTTGACGAAGCTCGAGGAGGCGGGGATGGAACCGGTCCGACCACGAACCCGGTTTTTCGACCGGCGGGCGACCGACGAGGCCTTTGACGCGCTGATCGACGCCATCGACGGCGAAAAGCGGGTCTACGAGAGCCACATCGATGCCTTCGAGATTGACCGCGCCGCGGCCGAGGAACTCGCCCGCGAGGTCGAGGTCGACAACGGCGGCTACGGGTTCCAGCCGCCCTCGTCGATCTACCACCGGTTCATGACCGGGCTCACCGGCGGCAAGATGTCCTCCTCAATCCCGGCGAGTCACATCTCGCTGCTGGACGACCCTGAGGACGGCTACAGTAAGGTGAAGTCGGCCACGACCGGCGGCCGCGAAACCGCCGAAGAACAGCGCGAGAAGGGCGGGAAAGCCGATGAGTGTCCCGTCTACGAGCTCTACGCCTACCTACTGGCCGGTGACGACGACGAGTTCGCCAAGCGTGTCTACGACGAGTGTGTCGGCGGCGAGCGCCTCTGTGGCGACTGCAAGGAACAGGCCGCCCAACTCATGAAGGACTTCCTCGAAGAACATCAGGAGAAACGCGAGGAAGTCAAGGGACTACTCGAGGACGCGGATATCGAACTCGAGTCGCCGCGGCGTCGCTAA
- a CDS encoding methylated-DNA--[protein]-cysteine S-methyltransferase, with product MQIQLFGREQEIDGSTIDAKPEAIREQMREYEAGERMVFDLEIEFPDDFTGTVMRTMTAIPAGETRTYGEIASELDSAPIAVGQACGRNPVPVIVPCHRIVGADSLTGYAGGLELKRQLLEHEGAAIPGDP from the coding sequence ATGCAGATTCAGCTATTCGGGCGCGAGCAGGAGATCGACGGGTCGACGATCGACGCGAAGCCGGAGGCGATCCGCGAGCAGATGCGGGAGTACGAGGCCGGCGAGCGGATGGTGTTCGACCTCGAGATCGAGTTTCCCGACGACTTCACGGGAACCGTCATGCGGACGATGACGGCGATTCCGGCCGGCGAAACTCGAACGTACGGGGAGATCGCGTCGGAACTCGACAGCGCACCGATCGCCGTCGGGCAGGCCTGCGGCCGCAATCCGGTTCCCGTGATCGTGCCCTGTCACCGGATCGTCGGCGCGGACTCGCTCACCGGCTACGCGGGCGGACTGGAGTTGAAACGGCAGTTGCTCGAGCACGAGGGGGCCGCGATACCGGGCGACCCGTAG
- a CDS encoding ornithine cyclodeaminase family protein yields the protein MTDFPILTDGDIYSQFDYEGVVDAIRDAFAERAAGTLEAPPRWHVDAGEGELVFTAGAATGSANAAGFRVYETHPESGDGHTELVAVFDATTGAFAGLIVGHAIGGLRTGGIGGVAIDCLARGESETLGVLGSGFQARAQVGAACAVRDFEEVLVYSPSDESRESFAKTADGEVEPPVRAVDDPEPVVCEADALVCATNSEKPVFDADWLESGTHVTTIGPRFDDAHELPLGVVDRADVIATDSLPQVEDYDRPYIVAGEDRERLVELADALEDPGLGRQREDDVTLFCSVGLAGTEVILGTRFLERFA from the coding sequence GTGACCGACTTTCCGATCCTGACGGACGGCGATATCTACTCGCAGTTCGACTACGAGGGGGTCGTCGACGCCATTCGCGACGCGTTCGCGGAACGAGCCGCCGGCACGCTCGAGGCCCCGCCGCGCTGGCACGTCGACGCCGGCGAGGGAGAACTCGTCTTCACTGCGGGTGCCGCAACTGGTTCCGCTAACGCCGCCGGTTTCCGAGTCTACGAAACTCATCCCGAATCCGGCGACGGGCACACGGAACTGGTGGCGGTCTTCGACGCGACGACCGGCGCGTTCGCGGGCCTGATCGTCGGCCACGCGATCGGTGGCCTCCGCACCGGGGGCATCGGCGGCGTCGCGATCGACTGCCTCGCTCGCGGGGAGAGCGAGACGCTCGGAGTTCTCGGGTCGGGCTTCCAGGCTCGAGCGCAGGTCGGCGCGGCGTGTGCGGTTCGGGACTTCGAGGAGGTTCTAGTCTACAGTCCGAGCGATGAGAGCCGCGAGTCCTTCGCTAAGACGGCCGACGGCGAAGTCGAACCACCCGTTCGCGCGGTCGATGACCCCGAACCGGTCGTCTGCGAGGCCGACGCGCTCGTCTGTGCGACGAACAGCGAGAAACCGGTCTTCGACGCCGACTGGCTCGAGTCCGGCACCCACGTGACGACGATCGGCCCGCGGTTCGACGACGCCCACGAACTCCCGCTCGGGGTCGTCGATCGCGCCGACGTCATCGCGACCGATTCACTGCCGCAGGTCGAAGACTACGATCGGCCGTACATCGTCGCGGGCGAGGACCGCGAGCGGCTGGTCGAACTCGCGGACGCGCTCGAGGACCCGGGACTCGGACGGCAGCGTGAGGACGACGTCACACTCTTTTGCTCGGTCGGATTGGCGGGGACGGAAGTCATCTTGGGGACGCGGTTCCTCGAGAGATTCGCGTAG